In Spirosoma pollinicola, the genomic window AGGCAAGGACGATGCCAATCGGGGGCAATTGTTCCTGAATCAGGGGAAAGGGCGTTTCACTTATGTGCCAATGGCGCAATCGGGCTTAGAGTGGAACGGCGATGTGCGTGACATTACTCCTGTACAGGTGGCCGGGCGTACCGAGTTATTGATTGGGACTACGGGGCAAGCTGTGCGGGTGTTTGAGTTGGTGAGGTGATGGACCGGTTTACCACACAATTTAATTTTGACAATTTTATAATTTACCCATGATTAACCTTACCACCTACTATCCACCAGTCTTTTTACTATGATTTTCTGATATTAACTGTTAATTTTCCTCTTACAAAAAAGCGGAGTATTTTGGATCAGCGACATCGTATTATCGAAGAGAACGAATACTTACTAGAACTCTGGCACAAAGCAAAAGCCGGAGATAAGGTGGCCTTTTGCCAACTCGCCGAGAAACAGTACCGCTCCTTATTTGCCTACGCCACCAATTTCACGGAAGATCGGGACTTTATAAAAGATTCGATACAGGAAATTTTCATCCGAATCTGGGAGAAACGGGCTACGATTGACATTCAGTATGTGTCGATTTACCTGTTCAAATCGCTTCGTAATCAGCTCTTGCAGGAATTTCGCCGGAGCAAGCCTGAACGCTCATCCCTGCACAGTCCAGAAGTAAGTGAACTGTCTGACTGGCAAACGATTGAAACCGAAATAGAACAGGGCGAAACCGATTCAGAAAGCCAGCATAAAGTCCGGCAAGCTATCAATACGTTGCCGAAACGCCAGCAGGAAGTCGTTTTTCTGAAGTTTTACAACGGGCTTGAAAACGACCAGATTGCCGCATTAATGGAAATAAACCGCCAATCGGTGGCCAACCTGTTATACAAAGCGCTTGGGGCGCTCAAAAGCCAGATGGCTTTTTATCAATTCTGGTTGATGGTAAGTTTTATGGCCTGGTAACGCGGACATCTTGTCCGCGTAGCCGTAGGCTAACTAGGTGAAATCTTATTTTAGCCTACGGCTACGCGGACAAGATGTCCGCGCTACTTCTGTTGCATAGCCCACTCCCGGCCCGGCGTGTCGACGCGGAAGGTCTCCATATTGCCCTGATCCTGCAACGTAATATAGGCAGTGCGGCCATCTTTGCCGCCAAACGCAATATTGGTTGGCTTTTGACCCGTCAGCGTTATCTCCTGAATCACCTTCCCTGCGGGCGATACTTTTGCAACGGTGCCTTTGCCGTATCGTACAATGTACAGGTTTCCGGTAGCGTCGCAACGCATACCATCCATGCCGAAGTCAGGAAATTCGATGAGTAACCGCTTGTTGCTCACCTGACCACTCGCTGATAAATCATACACCCAAACCTTACGCTGAGCCGACTCATTGACGTATAGTTTTTTGTTGTCAGGGCTTACTTCAATGCCGTTGGTGGTGCCCATATTGGCTTCGAGCAGCGTCACTTTTCCATCGGTATCAATGCGCCAGATATTGCCGGTATTTTCTTTCCAGTTTGGGTCGCTGGCATACAGTCGACCTTTGCTGTCGATAGCAATATCGTTGGGCTGGTTCATGCGGGCTTCATGAGCGAAAACGCTTAGCTTTTTCGTGCCCATAACCACTTTAAGGATGTTGTGCTTTGGGTAATCGGCAATGAACATATCGCCCGCTTTATTGAAGCGAATCCCATTGCCAATGCTGCCTTCGGGTAACTCCACAAACACGCTCGCCTGTCCGGTAGGGGTGATCTGTCCAATCGTACCCTGCTTGCCAAAATTTACGGCGTAGATCGTTCCTGCTTTATCAACCGCCGGTCCTTCGACTCCCGATGTAAACCCATTAACTGGCGTAAAAACGCTGGATTTGAAGAGGTCATCCGAAACAGACATACGACTTGCCGATAAGAACAGGATGCTAATAATCAGAAGAGTAAAAGTAATAAATGGGGTTATGCGAGTTGACATATGTGTTGATCGTTTCTGGCGCGAGCATTTGCTCGTGCCAGTTTATGAAGTCAGTATTCACTGACGCAAGCGAATGCTTGCTTTATTCAAAGGCACGAGCAAATGCTCGCGCCAGACGCGAAAAATCACTACGATCTCGGTTGCTGCGTTACGACAACCGGGTTGGCTATGCCGTTCAGGTCATACACAATTTTGCCTTTGCGAATGGTCATTTCGCATTCCAGCTTTTGTTTGCCCTCGATCTTATGGCCAGTATAATCAAAGAAACCGAAATAACCGGTATCCCGCACCTCAAATTTGCCCTCATGCAGGTTCAGAATCGCCACATCGGCCACGGAACCAACGGACAAACTGCCCAATTCTGGACGCTTAATGGCTTGTGCCGGACTCCAGGTGCTGGCTTTAATAACGCTTTGTAAATTCATACCCATTGCCATAAACTTCGACATGACATTGAGCATATCCTTCATGGCGTTGTTCATGCTGCCGGTATGAATATCGGTGCTGATCGTGTTGGGGTAAAAGCCGCTCTTGAGAGCCGGGATCGCTTGCGAAAACGCGAAGCTGATGCCGCCATAGCCCACATCAAAAATGATCCCTTTCTTCTGGGCTTCCCATACAAACGGCTTCACTTTATTAGTCGTCACATCCAGAATGGGCTCCCGCGTCTTCAACTGGCCAAAGCAATGCGTGAAGATATCGCCCGGACGAAGCCGCTTCAGAAATAAGTCTTCAATAGACAGGGTTGGGGTGCTGCCGCCGAAGTCGATCATAACGGGAACGTTAGCCAGCTTTCCGGCTTCCACAGCGCGGTCGGTGGG contains:
- a CDS encoding RNA polymerase sigma factor, which gives rise to MDQRHRIIEENEYLLELWHKAKAGDKVAFCQLAEKQYRSLFAYATNFTEDRDFIKDSIQEIFIRIWEKRATIDIQYVSIYLFKSLRNQLLQEFRRSKPERSSLHSPEVSELSDWQTIETEIEQGETDSESQHKVRQAINTLPKRQQEVVFLKFYNGLENDQIAALMEINRQSVANLLYKALGALKSQMAFYQFWLMVSFMAW
- a CDS encoding SMP-30/gluconolactonase/LRE family protein; this encodes MSTRITPFITFTLLIISILFLSASRMSVSDDLFKSSVFTPVNGFTSGVEGPAVDKAGTIYAVNFGKQGTIGQITPTGQASVFVELPEGSIGNGIRFNKAGDMFIADYPKHNILKVVMGTKKLSVFAHEARMNQPNDIAIDSKGRLYASDPNWKENTGNIWRIDTDGKVTLLEANMGTTNGIEVSPDNKKLYVNESAQRKVWVYDLSASGQVSNKRLLIEFPDFGMDGMRCDATGNLYIVRYGKGTVAKVSPAGKVIQEITLTGQKPTNIAFGGKDGRTAYITLQDQGNMETFRVDTPGREWAMQQK
- a CDS encoding amidohydrolase/deacetylase family metallohydrolase, which translates into the protein MKKTFLILFSLCYALSQLVVAQPYSVVIKGGHVIDPKNNINGIMDVAIADGKIALVAKSIDPKGAVQVVDAKGLYVTPGIIDIHTHVFFGTNLDQTYSNGPNALPPDGFTFRNGVTTIVDAGCSGWRDFETFKEQTIDRSQTRVLALLNIVGSGMRGGTFEQNVNDMDAKQTADMAKKYPELVVGVKLAHFNGYDWTPTDRAVEAGKLANVPVMIDFGGSTPTLSIEDLFLKRLRPGDIFTHCFGQLKTREPILDVTTNKVKPFVWEAQKKGIIFDVGYGGISFAFSQAIPALKSGFYPNTISTDIHTGSMNNAMKDMLNVMSKFMAMGMNLQSVIKASTWSPAQAIKRPELGSLSVGSVADVAILNLHEGKFEVRDTGYFGFFDYTGHKIEGKQKLECEMTIRKGKIVYDLNGIANPVVVTQQPRS